The Pseudomonas parafulva genome window below encodes:
- a CDS encoding MBL fold metallo-hydrolase, which yields MSVIDPPPGPPGPPARFSEGRFHNGAELPKDGVGKKLRIGLKYLLRRKPAHTRPAVMPDLLPMTRQQVLDAPDRSLWRLGHSTVLLKLRGRYFITDPVFAERASPVQWAGPLRFHPAPLPLEQVPPLAAVILSHDHFDHLDESAVRRLAPRTGRFLAPLGVGQRLIKWGVPHNKVCELGWWQEAEVDGVRFIATPAQHFSGRGLFDSNSTLWASWVMIDGERRVFFSGDTGYFEGFRAIGERYGPFDLTLMETGAYNVAWPNVHMQPEQSLQAHLDVRGRWMLPIHNGTFDLAMHSWQEPFERIVALAAAAGVDLSTPQMGERVCLDTPHRGQAWWQRTAPAR from the coding sequence ATGAGCGTGATCGATCCTCCGCCAGGTCCGCCAGGTCCGCCGGCACGCTTCAGCGAGGGGCGTTTCCATAATGGTGCCGAGTTGCCCAAGGACGGCGTGGGCAAGAAGTTGCGCATCGGCTTGAAGTATCTGCTGCGACGCAAGCCGGCGCACACGCGTCCGGCGGTCATGCCCGACCTGCTACCGATGACTCGCCAACAGGTGCTGGATGCCCCCGACCGCAGCCTGTGGCGGCTTGGTCACTCCACCGTATTGCTCAAGCTGCGCGGACGCTACTTCATCACCGATCCGGTCTTCGCTGAGCGTGCTTCACCAGTGCAATGGGCGGGGCCGCTGCGCTTTCATCCCGCGCCGCTGCCACTGGAGCAAGTGCCGCCGCTGGCAGCCGTGATTCTTTCCCATGACCATTTCGATCACTTGGACGAGTCTGCTGTGCGCCGGCTGGCGCCGCGCACCGGACGGTTTCTGGCGCCGTTGGGTGTCGGTCAGCGTCTCATTAAATGGGGCGTGCCGCACAACAAGGTGTGTGAGTTAGGCTGGTGGCAAGAGGCTGAGGTAGACGGCGTGCGTTTCATCGCTACGCCTGCTCAGCATTTTTCGGGTCGCGGCCTGTTCGACAGCAACAGCACCCTGTGGGCTTCGTGGGTCATGATCGATGGCGAGCGCCGCGTGTTCTTCAGTGGAGACACAGGTTATTTCGAAGGTTTTCGCGCTATCGGCGAGCGCTATGGTCCATTCGACCTGACATTGATGGAAACCGGCGCCTATAACGTGGCGTGGCCGAATGTGCATATGCAGCCTGAACAGAGCCTGCAGGCTCATCTGGATGTGCGTGGACGCTGGATGCTGCCGATCCACAATGGCACCTTCGACCTCGCCATGCACAGTTGGCAGGAGCCTTTCGAGCGTATCGTCGCGCTGGCAGCCGCTGCCGGGGTCGACCTGAGTACACCGCAGATGGGCGAGCGGGTCTGCCTCGACACCCCGCACCGCGGGCAGGCGTGGTGGCAACGGACTGCGCCTGCCCGTTAA
- a CDS encoding formate/nitrite transporter family protein, with translation MSEAENEKTPGLSADEEQEVSHNQPPRPAVLHEIIRFQGDHELERTLAALWWSALAAGLTMGLSLMAMGLLYSRLPDNESSQVIASLGYSAGFLAVILARQQLFTENTLTAVLPVMTAPTLGNFGRLFRLWSVVLLGNLAGTLLVAWVMLELPIFDTKTDMAFLEVGRKVMHNDLGQMFAKGIVSGWMIATMVWMIPSMEHAKIWIILMITYLMALGDFTHIVVGSVEVSYLVWAGEESWRTFWLDFALPTLAGNIIGGSFIFALISHAQVRSDSGKAPSKLLKDEEQEEAKQRNHD, from the coding sequence ATGAGCGAGGCGGAAAACGAGAAGACCCCTGGATTGTCGGCAGACGAAGAACAGGAGGTCAGCCACAACCAGCCCCCCAGGCCTGCGGTATTGCACGAAATCATTCGCTTCCAGGGCGATCATGAATTGGAGCGTACCTTGGCGGCGCTCTGGTGGTCGGCCCTGGCGGCGGGCTTGACCATGGGCTTGTCGCTAATGGCGATGGGATTGCTCTATTCACGCTTGCCGGACAATGAAAGCAGCCAGGTGATTGCCAGTCTCGGTTACAGCGCGGGCTTTCTGGCCGTAATCCTGGCACGCCAGCAACTGTTCACTGAAAACACACTCACCGCAGTGCTGCCGGTGATGACCGCCCCTACCCTGGGCAACTTCGGCCGTTTGTTCCGCCTGTGGTCGGTGGTGCTGCTCGGCAACCTGGCTGGCACCTTGCTGGTGGCCTGGGTGATGCTCGAGCTGCCGATCTTCGACACCAAGACGGACATGGCCTTCCTGGAAGTCGGGCGCAAGGTCATGCACAACGACCTGGGTCAGATGTTCGCCAAGGGCATCGTCTCAGGCTGGATGATCGCCACCATGGTGTGGATGATTCCCTCGATGGAACACGCCAAGATCTGGATCATCCTGATGATCACCTATCTGATGGCCCTGGGGGACTTCACCCACATCGTCGTCGGCTCCGTGGAAGTGTCCTACTTGGTATGGGCCGGCGAAGAAAGCTGGCGCACGTTCTGGCTGGACTTCGCACTGCCGACACTGGCCGGCAACATCATCGGTGGCAGTTTCATCTTTGCTCTGATCAGCCACGCGCAGGTGCGTAGCGACAGTGGCAAGGCCCCCTCGAAGTTGCTGAAGGACGAAGAACAGGAAGAGGCCAAGCAACGTAACCACGACTGA
- a CDS encoding acetolactate synthase large subunit — protein MAKAADVVVQCLENEGVEYVFGIPGEENLDLLESLRKSKIKLVLTRHEQSAGFMAATYGRLTGKTGVSLSTLGPGATNLVTASAYAYLGGMPMMMITGQKPIKKSKQGRFQIIDVCGMMDPITKYTHQFASADNIPARMREAFRLAEEEKPGAVHLELPEDIAAEQTDALPIPRSLHRRPLAEHVAIDAAVQKLQNARNPILVIGAGANRKMTAKVLKQLIDKTGIPFITTQMGKGVVDERHPRFLGNAALSSGDFVHRAVEAADLIINIGHDVIEKPPFFMVRGGTEVIHISFRSAEVDAVYFPQVEVIGDIANAVWQISEALGDTSHWDFTRLMAIREANEAQIVEGADDDRFPVYPQRLVADIRRVLPSEGIVALDNGIYKIWFARNYKAHKPNTVLLDNALATMGAGLPSAMASHLVYPDRPVISVCGDGGFMMNSQELETAVRLGMHITVVILRDDGYGMIRWKQANMGFTDFGLDYGNPDFVKYAEAYGANGHRVESAEGLLPLLEHCIKTPGVHVIDCPVDYSENDRILNSELRERALAV, from the coding sequence ATGGCCAAGGCCGCCGATGTCGTTGTGCAATGCCTGGAAAACGAAGGTGTCGAGTATGTGTTCGGCATCCCCGGCGAGGAGAACCTCGACCTGCTCGAATCCCTGCGCAAGTCGAAGATCAAGCTGGTACTGACCCGCCACGAACAATCCGCAGGCTTCATGGCTGCAACCTATGGACGCCTGACCGGCAAGACCGGCGTCAGCCTGTCGACCCTGGGTCCCGGCGCGACCAACTTGGTCACCGCCAGCGCCTACGCCTATCTGGGCGGCATGCCGATGATGATGATCACCGGCCAGAAGCCGATCAAGAAGTCCAAGCAGGGTCGATTCCAGATCATCGACGTGTGCGGCATGATGGACCCCATCACCAAGTACACCCACCAGTTCGCTTCGGCCGACAACATTCCGGCGCGTATGCGCGAAGCCTTCCGCCTGGCCGAAGAAGAGAAACCCGGCGCGGTGCACCTGGAGTTGCCTGAAGACATCGCCGCCGAGCAGACCGATGCCTTGCCGATCCCGCGCAGCCTTCACCGCCGTCCGCTGGCCGAGCACGTGGCCATCGACGCCGCCGTGCAGAAACTGCAGAACGCACGCAATCCGATCCTGGTGATCGGCGCCGGTGCCAACCGCAAGATGACTGCCAAGGTGCTCAAGCAGCTCATCGATAAGACCGGCATCCCGTTCATCACTACGCAGATGGGCAAAGGTGTGGTCGACGAGCGTCACCCGCGTTTCCTGGGCAACGCTGCGCTGTCGTCTGGTGATTTCGTGCACCGCGCTGTCGAAGCGGCCGACCTGATCATCAACATCGGCCACGACGTGATCGAGAAGCCGCCGTTCTTCATGGTCCGCGGCGGTACCGAAGTCATCCACATCAGCTTCCGTTCGGCGGAAGTGGATGCGGTGTACTTCCCGCAGGTCGAAGTGATTGGCGATATCGCCAACGCCGTGTGGCAGATTAGCGAAGCGTTGGGCGACACCTCGCATTGGGACTTCACCCGCCTGATGGCCATCCGTGAAGCCAACGAAGCGCAGATCGTCGAAGGCGCCGACGACGACCGCTTCCCGGTCTACCCACAGCGTCTGGTGGCCGACATCCGTCGCGTGCTGCCGTCCGAAGGCATCGTCGCCCTCGACAACGGCATCTACAAGATCTGGTTCGCCCGCAACTACAAAGCGCACAAACCCAACACCGTGCTACTGGACAACGCCTTGGCGACGATGGGCGCCGGCTTGCCGTCGGCCATGGCATCGCACCTGGTGTACCCGGACCGCCCGGTGATCTCGGTGTGCGGCGATGGCGGCTTCATGATGAACAGTCAGGAGCTGGAAACGGCTGTGCGTCTGGGCATGCACATCACTGTGGTGATCCTGCGCGACGACGGCTACGGCATGATCCGCTGGAAGCAGGCCAACATGGGCTTCACCGATTTCGGCCTGGACTACGGTAACCCCGACTTCGTCAAATACGCCGAAGCCTACGGCGCCAATGGTCACCGCGTGGAAAGCGCCGAAGGGCTGCTGCCGCTGCTGGAGCACTGCATCAAGACGCCAGGCGTGCACGTCATCGATTGCCCGGTCGATTACAGCGAGAACGACCGGATCTTGAATAGCGAGCTGCGTGAGCGCGCACTAGCTGTTTGA
- a CDS encoding UPF0149 family protein: MLPTLSEKELNRLEDLLISYGNEYSVINLAELNGFFTALASSPVKVTPEHWLPAVAGGKVPKFKKPAHEEAYTALMLRYASQVAEELADDLDRFQPLLEESETEEGTVIVLEEWCFGYMRGTQVTQWPTLPREQDALLKAISLHGLEDNVELLDTMSAADRQACVPQLLEAIRALYRYHHRPMH; encoded by the coding sequence ATGCTGCCCACTCTGAGTGAAAAAGAACTCAATCGTCTTGAAGATCTGTTGATCAGCTACGGTAATGAATACTCAGTGATCAACCTTGCTGAACTCAACGGCTTCTTTACCGCCTTGGCCAGTTCGCCAGTCAAGGTCACGCCTGAACATTGGCTTCCGGCCGTCGCAGGCGGCAAGGTGCCAAAATTCAAGAAGCCCGCCCATGAAGAAGCCTATACCGCGCTGATGTTGCGCTACGCCAGTCAGGTCGCCGAGGAGTTGGCCGATGACCTTGATCGATTCCAACCGCTGTTGGAAGAGAGCGAGACCGAGGAGGGCACGGTCATCGTGCTGGAGGAATGGTGCTTCGGTTACATGCGTGGCACTCAAGTCACTCAATGGCCGACCCTGCCCCGCGAACAGGACGCCTTGCTAAAGGCGATTTCCCTGCACGGTCTTGAAGACAACGTCGAACTGCTCGATACAATGAGCGCCGCGGATCGTCAAGCCTGCGTGCCGCAGTTGCTTGAGGCCATCCGAGCGCTTTATCGTTACCATCATCGGCCCATGCATTGA
- a CDS encoding ribonucleotide-diphosphate reductase subunit beta: MLSWDEFDKEDDGEVAAKGNTPAQAHAAATLDKLDSAGGAAALEARAATAADSEAVKRAKAALDALDIAEGLAELEGSSARVAVDEKRMINCRADLNQLVPFKYDWAWQKYLDGCANHWMPQEVNMTADIALWKSMDGLTEDERRIVMRNLGFFSTADSLVANNLALAVYRLITNPECRQYILRQAFEEAIHTHAYQYCIESLGMDEGEIFNMYHEIPSVAKKAAWGLKYTRAISDPEFNTGTVETDKELLRNLIAYYCVLEGIFFYCGFTQILSMGRRNKMTGVAEQFQYILRDESMHLNFGIDVINQIKIENPHLWDAAMKEEATQMILQGTQLEIEYARDTMPRGVLGMNAAMMEDYLKFIANRRLTQIGLKEEYPGTTNPFPWMSEIMDLKKEKNFFETRVIEYQTGGALSWD, from the coding sequence ATGCTGAGCTGGGACGAATTCGACAAAGAAGATGACGGCGAAGTCGCCGCCAAAGGCAACACCCCCGCACAGGCCCACGCCGCCGCCACCCTGGACAAGCTGGACAGCGCCGGTGGTGCCGCCGCCCTGGAAGCCCGTGCCGCCACCGCTGCCGATTCCGAAGCCGTGAAGCGCGCCAAGGCCGCCCTCGACGCCCTCGACATCGCCGAGGGCCTGGCTGAGCTGGAAGGCTCGTCGGCCCGCGTCGCCGTTGACGAGAAGCGCATGATCAACTGCCGCGCCGACCTCAACCAACTCGTGCCTTTCAAGTACGATTGGGCCTGGCAGAAGTACCTCGATGGCTGCGCCAACCACTGGATGCCGCAAGAGGTCAACATGACCGCCGACATCGCACTGTGGAAGAGCATGGACGGCCTGACCGAAGACGAGCGCCGCATCGTCATGCGCAACCTCGGCTTCTTCTCCACCGCCGACTCGCTGGTCGCCAACAACCTGGCCCTGGCCGTCTACCGCCTGATCACCAACCCCGAATGCCGCCAGTACATCCTGCGCCAGGCCTTCGAAGAGGCGATCCACACCCATGCCTACCAGTACTGCATCGAGTCGCTGGGCATGGATGAAGGCGAGATCTTCAACATGTACCACGAGATCCCGTCGGTGGCGAAAAAAGCCGCCTGGGGCCTGAAGTACACCCGCGCCATTTCCGATCCGGAATTCAACACCGGCACCGTCGAAACCGACAAGGAACTGCTGCGCAACCTGATCGCCTATTACTGCGTCCTGGAAGGCATCTTCTTCTACTGCGGCTTCACCCAGATCCTGTCCATGGGTCGCCGCAACAAGATGACTGGCGTCGCCGAGCAGTTCCAGTACATCCTGCGCGACGAGTCGATGCACCTGAACTTCGGTATCGACGTGATCAACCAGATCAAGATCGAGAACCCGCACCTGTGGGATGCGGCGATGAAGGAAGAAGCGACCCAGATGATCCTGCAAGGGACTCAGCTGGAGATCGAATATGCCCGCGACACCATGCCACGCGGCGTGCTGGGCATGAACGCGGCAATGATGGAGGACTACCTCAAGTTCATTGCCAACCGTCGTCTGACTCAAATCGGTCTTAAAGAAGAGTACCCAGGGACCACCAACCCGTTCCCATGGATGAGCGAGATCATGGACTTGAAGAAGGAGAAGAACTTCTTCGAGACGCGCGTGATCGAGTATCAGACCGGCGGGGCGTTGAGCTGGGATTGA
- a CDS encoding ribonucleoside-diphosphate reductase subunit alpha: protein MHTDTTRENPQAKAPQATDSNQDLAATAPGQLRVIKRNGTVVAYTDDKITVAITKAFLAVEGGTAAASSRIHDTVARLTEQVTATFKRRMPSGGTIHIEEIQDQVELALMRAGEQKVARDYVIYRDQRAKERATRANTDSVVEPHPSIRITLADGSLAPLDMARLNTIISEACEGLAEVDGELIQRDTLKNLYDGVALKDVNTALVMTARTLVEREPNYSFVTARLLMDTLRAEGLGFLGVADSATHHEMAELYAKALPAYVAKGVEFELLDPALKGYDLERLGKAINHERDQQFTYLGLQTLYDRYFIHKDGVRFELPQVFFMRVAMGLALQEKDREARAIEFYNLLSSFDYMASTPTLFNAGTLRPQLSSCYLTTVPDDLSGIYKAIHDNAMLSKFAGGLGNDWTPVRALGSYIKGTNGKSQGVVPFLKVVNDTAVAVNQGGKRKGAVCAYLETWHLDIEEFLELRKNTGDDRRRTHDMNTANWIPDLFMKRVFDDGKWTLFSPSEVPDLHDLTGKAFEERYEYYEALTEYNKIKVFKTVQAKDLWRKMLSMLFETGHPWLTFKDPCNLRSPQQHVGVVHSSNLCTEITLNTNADEIAVCNLGSINLPNHIADGKLDTAKLARTVKTAVRMLDNVIDINYYSVPQAQNSNFKHRPVGLGIMGFQDALYLQHIPYGSDAAVEFADKSMEAVSYYAIQASCDLADERGAYQTFDGSLWSQGILPLDSQQILIEARGAKYIDVNLEESLDWAPVRDRVKKGIRNSNIMAIAPTATIANITGVSQSIEPTYQNLYVKSNLSGEFTVINPYLVRDLKARDLWDSVMINDLKYYDGSVQQIERIPQELKDLYATAFEVDTKWIVDAASRRQKWIDQAQSLNLYIAGASGKKLDVTYRMAWYRGLKTTYYLRALAATSTEKSTINTGKLNAVSSGGDSAPVQAAGPAPVPKACAIDEPDCEACQ, encoded by the coding sequence ATGCACACCGACACAACTCGCGAGAACCCGCAGGCCAAGGCGCCGCAGGCCACCGATTCGAATCAGGATCTGGCTGCGACCGCTCCGGGCCAACTGCGCGTGATCAAGCGTAACGGCACTGTCGTGGCCTACACCGACGACAAGATCACCGTTGCCATCACCAAGGCGTTCCTCGCAGTTGAAGGCGGCACCGCCGCCGCTTCGTCGCGTATCCACGACACCGTCGCGCGCCTGACCGAACAGGTCACCGCCACGTTCAAGCGTCGCATGCCGTCGGGTGGCACCATCCACATCGAAGAAATCCAGGATCAGGTCGAACTGGCCCTGATGCGCGCCGGCGAGCAGAAAGTCGCCCGCGACTACGTGATCTACCGTGACCAGCGCGCCAAAGAGCGTGCCACTCGCGCCAACACCGATTCGGTGGTCGAGCCGCACCCGAGCATCCGCATCACCCTGGCCGACGGCAGCCTGGCGCCGCTGGACATGGCGCGCCTGAACACCATCATCAGCGAAGCCTGCGAAGGCCTGGCCGAAGTCGATGGCGAACTGATCCAGCGCGACACCCTGAAGAACCTCTACGACGGCGTGGCCCTCAAGGACGTCAACACCGCCCTGGTGATGACCGCCCGTACCCTGGTCGAACGCGAGCCGAACTACTCGTTCGTCACCGCCCGCCTGCTGATGGACACCCTGCGCGCCGAAGGCCTGGGCTTCCTCGGCGTGGCCGACAGCGCCACCCACCACGAGATGGCCGAGCTGTATGCCAAGGCCCTGCCAGCCTACGTCGCGAAAGGCGTCGAGTTCGAGCTGCTCGACCCGGCTCTCAAGGGCTACGACCTGGAGCGCCTGGGCAAGGCCATCAACCACGAGCGTGACCAGCAGTTCACCTACCTGGGCCTGCAGACCCTTTACGACCGTTACTTCATCCACAAGGATGGCGTGCGCTTCGAACTGCCGCAGGTGTTCTTCATGCGCGTGGCCATGGGCCTGGCGCTGCAGGAAAAAGACCGCGAAGCCCGTGCCATCGAGTTCTACAACCTGTTGTCGTCGTTCGACTACATGGCCTCGACCCCGACCCTGTTCAACGCCGGTACCCTGCGTCCGCAGCTGTCGAGCTGCTACCTGACCACCGTTCCGGACGACCTGTCGGGCATCTACAAGGCCATCCACGACAACGCCATGCTGTCCAAATTCGCCGGTGGCCTGGGCAACGACTGGACCCCGGTGCGTGCTTTGGGTTCGTACATCAAGGGCACCAACGGCAAGTCGCAGGGCGTCGTGCCCTTCCTCAAGGTGGTCAACGACACCGCCGTGGCCGTCAACCAGGGTGGCAAGCGCAAGGGCGCGGTCTGCGCCTACCTGGAAACCTGGCACCTGGATATCGAGGAATTCCTCGAGCTGCGCAAGAACACCGGTGACGACCGTCGTCGTACCCACGACATGAACACCGCCAACTGGATTCCAGACCTGTTCATGAAGCGTGTCTTCGACGACGGCAAATGGACCCTGTTCTCGCCTTCGGAAGTGCCGGACCTGCACGACCTGACTGGTAAGGCCTTCGAAGAACGCTACGAGTACTACGAAGCCCTGACCGAGTACAACAAGATCAAGGTGTTCAAGACCGTCCAGGCCAAAGACCTGTGGCGCAAGATGCTGTCGATGCTGTTCGAGACCGGCCACCCTTGGCTGACCTTCAAGGACCCGTGTAACCTGCGCTCGCCGCAGCAGCACGTGGGCGTGGTGCACAGCTCGAACCTGTGCACCGAGATCACCCTGAACACCAACGCCGACGAAATCGCCGTGTGCAACCTGGGGTCTATCAACCTGCCAAACCACATCGCCGACGGCAAGCTGGACACCGCGAAACTGGCGCGTACCGTCAAGACCGCCGTGCGCATGCTCGACAACGTGATCGACATCAACTACTACTCGGTGCCCCAGGCGCAGAACTCGAACTTCAAGCACCGTCCGGTCGGCCTGGGCATCATGGGCTTCCAGGACGCGCTGTACCTGCAGCACATCCCGTACGGCTCGGACGCGGCCGTCGAGTTCGCCGACAAGTCCATGGAGGCGGTCAGCTACTACGCCATCCAGGCCTCGTGTGACCTGGCCGACGAGCGCGGCGCCTACCAGACCTTCGACGGTTCCCTGTGGTCCCAAGGGATCCTGCCGCTGGACTCGCAGCAGATCCTGATCGAGGCCCGTGGCGCCAAGTACATCGACGTCAACCTGGAAGAGTCGCTGGACTGGGCTCCGGTGCGCGATCGGGTCAAGAAAGGCATCCGCAACTCGAACATCATGGCCATCGCACCGACCGCGACCATCGCCAACATCACCGGCGTATCGCAGTCGATCGAACCGACCTACCAGAACCTGTACGTCAAGTCGAACCTGTCGGGCGAGTTCACCGTGATCAACCCGTACCTGGTCCGCGACCTGAAAGCCCGCGACCTGTGGGACTCGGTGATGATCAACGACCTGAAGTACTACGACGGTTCGGTGCAGCAGATCGAGCGTATCCCGCAGGAGCTCAAAGACCTGTACGCCACGGCCTTCGAAGTCGACACCAAGTGGATCGTCGATGCCGCCTCGCGTCGCCAGAAGTGGATCGACCAGGCTCAGTCGCTGAACCTGTACATCGCCGGCGCCTCGGGCAAGAAGCTGGACGTGACCTACCGCATGGCTTGGTACCGTGGTCTGAAGACCACCTACTACCTCCGTGCCCTGGCCGCCACCAGCACCGAAAAATCGACCATCAACACCGGCAAGCTCAACGCCGTTTCCAGCGGCGGCGACAGCGCCCCGGTCCAGGCCGCAGGCCCTGCGCCAGTGCCGAAGGCCTGCGCCATCGACGAGCCGGATTGCGAAGCCTGCCAGTAA
- a CDS encoding response regulator transcription factor yields the protein MEQPLQRILIVEDDQRLADLTAEYLQGNGFEVAVEHDGARAVRRILDSQPDLVVLDLMLPGEDGLSICRKVRGQFANPILMLTARSDELDQVQGLDLGADDYVCKPVRPRLLLARINALLRRSDAPLGKAHSLCFGALRIDNRAREAWLGEQAIELTGAEFDLLWLLASHAGRVLSREQICTSLRGVGYDGQDRSIDIRISKIRPKIGDDPVHPRLIKTLRSKGYLFVGDVGP from the coding sequence ATGGAACAGCCCCTCCAGCGCATCCTCATCGTCGAGGACGATCAGCGTCTGGCCGACCTCACTGCCGAGTACTTGCAGGGTAATGGTTTCGAGGTGGCGGTCGAGCATGATGGCGCGCGGGCCGTGCGGCGTATCCTCGACAGCCAGCCCGATCTCGTGGTGCTCGACCTGATGCTGCCTGGCGAAGACGGTTTGAGCATTTGCCGAAAGGTCCGTGGTCAGTTCGCCAATCCCATCCTCATGCTGACAGCGCGCAGTGACGAACTCGATCAGGTCCAGGGCCTGGACCTGGGCGCCGACGATTACGTGTGCAAGCCGGTGCGCCCGCGTCTGCTGCTGGCGCGCATCAATGCGCTGCTGCGACGTAGCGACGCGCCTCTGGGCAAGGCCCACAGCCTGTGCTTCGGTGCACTGCGCATCGACAACCGTGCGCGCGAGGCCTGGCTGGGCGAGCAGGCCATCGAGCTGACCGGCGCGGAGTTCGACCTGCTCTGGTTGCTGGCCAGCCATGCCGGTCGGGTGCTGTCGCGCGAGCAGATCTGCACGTCGCTGCGCGGCGTCGGTTATGACGGCCAGGACCGCTCCATCGATATCCGCATCTCCAAGATTCGCCCGAAGATCGGCGACGATCCTGTACACCCGCGCCTGATCAAGACGCTGCGCAGCAAGGGTTATCTGTTCGTCGGCGATGTCGGGCCATGA
- a CDS encoding ATP-binding protein translates to MNSIFLRIYGGMLAVLVLVAVLGVLSLQLVNHVRAAQYREDLAQGTFSLMADNLALQSEVERKRSLVIWERLLGVPLDLLALSAQPLDAGQRSRLARGLVVVEKTGPHAAKVLRQLAQEDQVLVAQVKQISEQLARATLYLLADELVRYPVTEQPQRLAQIRQSKGFGFDIGLQRIERADLDDDQRRRVEEGDTVMALSRDGDAIRVFSGLSGSPWVLEIGPLYPFKPYPAALLVLIAAVGLCLIGLVVYLLVRQLERRVSGLELAASHIAQGSLQTRVPAGDADSVGRLAAAFNRMAEHLQRSLSMQRELVRAVSHELRTPVARLRFGLEMIEEADTEQARAKHLAGMDSDIQDLDRLVDEMLTYARLEQGAPALHFERVDVRQLLDRIVAELAPLRADIRVTQAEDPDRDGAPRWVEAEPRYLHRALQNLVGNALRHAESQVRLSYQLDAQRCRIDVEDDGPGIPEGFWDRIFTPFTRLDDSRTRASGGHGLGLSIVRRIIYWHGGRALVGRSEGLGGACFSLSWPARQPRH, encoded by the coding sequence ATGAATTCGATCTTCCTGCGCATTTATGGCGGCATGCTGGCGGTGCTGGTATTGGTCGCCGTGCTCGGGGTCCTGAGCCTACAGCTGGTCAACCACGTGCGTGCCGCGCAGTACCGAGAGGATCTGGCGCAAGGCACCTTCAGTCTGATGGCGGACAACCTGGCGCTGCAGAGCGAGGTCGAGCGCAAGCGATCGCTGGTGATCTGGGAGCGGCTGCTCGGCGTGCCACTGGATCTGCTGGCGCTGTCCGCGCAACCCCTGGATGCCGGCCAACGCAGCCGTCTGGCGCGTGGTCTGGTGGTGGTCGAAAAGACCGGGCCGCACGCGGCCAAGGTACTGCGCCAGTTGGCCCAGGAGGACCAGGTGCTGGTGGCACAGGTCAAGCAGATCAGCGAGCAACTCGCCCGCGCGACGTTGTACCTGCTGGCCGACGAGCTGGTGCGCTACCCGGTGACCGAGCAGCCACAGCGCCTGGCGCAGATCCGTCAGAGCAAAGGGTTTGGTTTCGACATCGGCTTGCAGCGCATCGAGCGCGCGGATCTGGACGACGATCAGCGACGGCGGGTGGAGGAGGGCGACACGGTGATGGCGTTGAGCCGCGACGGGGACGCCATCCGCGTGTTCTCTGGACTGTCCGGCTCGCCCTGGGTGCTGGAGATTGGACCACTCTACCCGTTCAAACCCTATCCAGCGGCATTGCTGGTGTTGATCGCGGCAGTGGGTTTGTGCTTGATCGGTTTGGTGGTCTACCTGCTGGTGCGTCAGCTCGAGCGCCGCGTCTCGGGGCTCGAACTGGCGGCCTCACACATCGCCCAGGGCAGCCTGCAGACGCGGGTGCCGGCCGGCGATGCCGACTCGGTCGGACGCCTGGCCGCAGCGTTCAACCGCATGGCCGAGCACTTGCAGCGCTCGCTGAGCATGCAGCGCGAGCTGGTGCGTGCGGTGTCACACGAATTGCGCACGCCGGTGGCACGCCTGCGTTTCGGCTTGGAGATGATCGAGGAGGCCGACACCGAACAGGCGCGGGCCAAGCACCTGGCGGGGATGGACAGCGACATCCAGGACTTGGACCGGCTGGTCGACGAGATGCTCACCTATGCCCGCCTGGAACAAGGCGCCCCGGCCCTTCATTTCGAGCGCGTCGATGTACGGCAATTGCTGGACAGGATCGTGGCCGAGCTGGCCCCGTTGCGCGCGGATATCCGGGTGACGCAAGCTGAGGATCCAGACCGTGACGGCGCGCCACGGTGGGTCGAAGCCGAGCCGCGTTATCTGCACCGCGCGTTGCAGAATCTGGTAGGCAATGCGTTGCGCCACGCCGAGTCGCAGGTGCGCTTGAGTTACCAGCTCGACGCGCAGCGCTGCCGCATCGACGTGGAAGACGACGGGCCGGGCATTCCGGAGGGGTTCTGGGACCGCATCTTCACGCCGTTCACGCGCCTGGACGACAGCCGCACCCGCGCCTCGGGCGGTCACGGTCTGGGACTGTCGATCGTGCGGCGGATCATCTATTGGCATGGTGGGCGGGCACTGGTTGGGCGCAGCGAAGGCCTGGGCGGCGCCTGCTTCAGCTTGAGCTGGCCCGCCCGGCAGCCGCGCCACTGA